In Vibrio sp. FE10, the following are encoded in one genomic region:
- a CDS encoding ABC transporter ATP-binding protein, whose amino-acid sequence MITFSDIQLLRGGKPLLDQASATLHPGDKVGLVGKNGCGKSTLFALIKDELSIDAGSFSKPAHWEMAWVAQETPALERKAIEYVIDGDREYRGLEEQLAKAEQADNGTLVAEIHGKIETIGGYTINSRAAELLDGLGFRQEQMTWNLTQFSGGWRMRLNLAQALLCRSDLLLLDEPTNHLDLDAVMWLERWLQNYPGTLVLISHDRDFLDPIVNRIVHVENQQLNEYTGNYSSFETQRAQKLILQQAMFQKQQKQMSHMQSYIDRFRYKASKARQAQSRIKALEKMEQVLPAQFDNPFSFEFREPDALPNPIMMMDEVSAGYDDNLILEKIRLNLVPGSRIGLLGRNGAGKSTLIKLLSGELKQQGGELSYSQGVKMGYFAQHQLETLHPEETPLQHMMQIAPKHTEQQLRDYLGSFGFQGEKALDKVAPFSGGEKARLVLALLVWQKPNLLLLDEPTNHLDLDMRQALTFALQTFEGAMVIVSHDRYLLRATTDDLYLVHDRQVAPFDGDLDDYYKWLTEQQKIERKEAQALAPAKDSANSAASKKEQKRKEAEFRKLTAPIRKQLTQFEKKMDKLTLDLEEAEQQLSDTSLYEAENKARLNKVLALQASSKSQLEEVEMDWMSTQEELEQMEQEMDSL is encoded by the coding sequence ATGATTACTTTCTCTGATATTCAATTGCTACGCGGCGGTAAGCCACTTCTCGACCAAGCATCTGCAACCCTTCACCCTGGCGATAAAGTCGGTTTGGTGGGTAAAAATGGCTGTGGTAAATCTACGCTGTTCGCCTTAATTAAAGACGAGCTATCGATTGATGCTGGTTCATTCAGCAAACCCGCTCACTGGGAAATGGCTTGGGTTGCACAAGAAACCCCGGCATTAGAAAGAAAAGCCATTGAATATGTGATTGATGGTGACAGAGAGTATCGTGGCCTTGAAGAGCAGCTGGCTAAAGCGGAACAGGCCGACAACGGTACACTGGTAGCAGAGATACACGGCAAGATTGAAACCATTGGTGGTTACACCATCAATTCACGAGCAGCCGAATTACTTGATGGTCTTGGTTTTCGCCAAGAGCAAATGACATGGAACCTGACCCAATTTTCGGGTGGTTGGCGTATGCGTTTGAATTTAGCGCAAGCCCTTCTATGTCGCAGTGACTTACTGCTACTCGATGAACCAACCAACCACTTAGACTTAGATGCTGTGATGTGGTTAGAGCGCTGGCTACAAAACTACCCAGGCACACTGGTTCTTATCTCGCACGATAGAGACTTCTTAGACCCTATCGTTAACCGCATCGTGCATGTTGAAAACCAGCAGCTGAACGAATACACCGGTAACTACTCGTCGTTTGAGACTCAACGCGCTCAAAAACTTATCTTGCAACAAGCGATGTTCCAGAAACAGCAGAAACAAATGTCTCACATGCAGAGCTACATTGACCGTTTCCGCTACAAAGCCTCAAAGGCTCGCCAAGCGCAAAGCCGTATTAAAGCGCTTGAGAAAATGGAACAAGTGCTACCCGCTCAATTTGATAACCCATTCAGCTTTGAATTTAGAGAGCCAGACGCGCTGCCAAACCCAATCATGATGATGGATGAGGTATCGGCGGGCTATGATGACAACCTAATTCTAGAAAAGATTCGCCTTAACCTCGTTCCGGGTAGCCGTATCGGCCTGCTGGGTCGAAACGGTGCCGGTAAATCAACGCTGATCAAACTGCTTTCGGGCGAACTGAAACAGCAAGGTGGTGAGCTGAGCTATTCGCAAGGCGTTAAAATGGGTTACTTCGCTCAGCATCAATTAGAGACGCTGCACCCAGAAGAGACACCACTGCAACACATGATGCAGATCGCGCCTAAACACACCGAGCAACAACTGCGTGATTATCTGGGTAGCTTTGGCTTCCAAGGTGAAAAAGCACTCGATAAAGTGGCCCCGTTTTCGGGTGGTGAGAAAGCACGATTAGTACTGGCTCTGCTGGTATGGCAAAAACCGAATCTATTATTACTCGATGAACCAACCAACCACTTGGATCTCGACATGCGTCAGGCGCTGACCTTCGCGCTGCAAACATTTGAAGGTGCGATGGTTATCGTATCGCACGACCGTTACTTACTGCGTGCAACCACCGATGACTTGTATCTAGTACATGACCGTCAGGTTGCGCCGTTTGATGGTGATCTTGACGATTATTATAAATGGCTGACTGAACAGCAAAAAATTGAACGTAAAGAAGCGCAAGCGTTAGCTCCGGCTAAAGACAGTGCAAACAGTGCGGCATCGAAGAAAGAACAAAAACGTAAAGAAGCCGAGTTCAGAAAACTGACTGCGCCTATTCGCAAACAATTGACTCAGTTTGAAAAGAAAATGGATAAGTTGACGCTTGATCTTGAAGAGGCTGAACAGCAATTATCTGACACTTCACTTTATGAAGCTGAAAATAAGGCTAGACTGAATAAAGTACTCGCTCTGCAAGCGAGCAGTAAATCACAGCTAGAAGAAGTTGAAATGGATTGGATGTCCACTCAAGAAGAGCTTGAGCAAATGGAACAGGAAATGGATAGCTTATGA
- a CDS encoding TIGR02444 family protein, producing MSPEHAPISLTLERLWQFSLQYYSVRGVKDACLALQNQFHGNVNLLLLLKWLDEQQLSFAEEEWHKVQQCLSRSETLLHSYRELRKHLKPQVVDSLYREALQFELQLEKQQQSDLVDCINSLHLSCNQQSPLAFEYCRLLGAENLYDAFSEPAPQP from the coding sequence ATGAGCCCAGAGCACGCCCCGATATCACTAACACTGGAACGACTATGGCAATTTAGCCTTCAGTATTACAGTGTGCGCGGTGTAAAGGATGCGTGCTTAGCTTTACAAAACCAGTTCCACGGCAACGTCAATCTACTGCTGCTTCTCAAATGGCTTGATGAGCAGCAATTGTCTTTTGCTGAAGAAGAGTGGCACAAAGTACAGCAGTGCTTAAGCCGCTCTGAAACTCTTCTTCATAGTTATCGAGAGCTACGTAAGCATCTCAAACCTCAAGTCGTCGATTCTCTCTACCGCGAAGCGCTCCAGTTTGAGCTGCAGCTAGAGAAGCAACAGCAATCTGATCTCGTCGACTGTATCAACTCTCTACATCTCTCCTGCAATCAACAATCGCCACTCGCGTTTGAATATTGTCGGCTACTCGGCGCAGAAAACCTCTATGATGCTTTTTCTGAACCAGCCCCTCAGCCTTAA
- a CDS encoding hydrolase gives MTIFTAAAGLSNPHLQTLVPRFIRKQALFAPQWQTLETPDGDFLDLAWSESPDDDNPNRDDIKNKPIFVLFHGLEGSFESPYANGLMNAFAKDGWLSVMMHFRGCSGKPNRLARAYHSGEVEDARFFLRHLHSRFPNNPKVAVGISLGGNMLANYLADYADDPLISAATIVSAPFDLACCSSRIEQGFSKIYKKYLLNSLKSNALKKHKLLQEKIGISAESIKKIDKLYEFDERITAPLHGFKNAQDYYAQCSALPKLNQIKLPTQIIHAKDDPFMTDDVIPKFVLPDNIDYRLFQKGGHVGFITGSTLKPRFWLEEALPAYYESIQDSA, from the coding sequence ATGACAATATTTACCGCTGCTGCTGGTTTATCAAATCCTCACCTACAAACCTTAGTGCCACGATTTATTAGAAAGCAGGCGTTGTTTGCTCCCCAATGGCAAACCTTAGAAACACCCGATGGTGACTTTCTCGACCTTGCATGGAGCGAATCACCAGATGACGACAATCCAAATCGTGACGATATAAAGAACAAGCCGATATTCGTGCTGTTCCACGGTTTGGAAGGCAGCTTTGAGAGCCCATACGCCAATGGACTGATGAACGCATTTGCTAAAGATGGTTGGTTATCCGTGATGATGCACTTCAGAGGTTGCAGCGGAAAACCGAATCGCTTAGCTCGTGCTTACCACTCTGGAGAAGTCGAAGACGCTCGCTTCTTTTTAAGGCATCTGCATTCAAGATTTCCCAATAACCCTAAGGTTGCGGTTGGCATCTCACTGGGCGGTAACATGTTGGCCAATTACCTCGCCGACTACGCAGATGATCCGTTAATCTCAGCGGCGACGATCGTCTCTGCCCCCTTTGACCTTGCTTGTTGTTCGAGTCGTATTGAACAAGGCTTCTCTAAGATCTATAAAAAGTACCTGCTCAATTCTTTGAAATCGAATGCGTTGAAGAAACATAAGCTGCTGCAAGAGAAGATTGGCATCTCAGCGGAAAGCATTAAGAAGATCGACAAACTGTATGAGTTTGATGAACGAATTACTGCGCCTCTGCACGGATTCAAGAATGCACAAGACTACTATGCCCAATGTTCTGCATTGCCTAAATTGAATCAGATTAAACTGCCCACACAGATCATTCATGCGAAAGACGATCCTTTCATGACCGATGATGTGATTCCAAAATTCGTTCTACCCGACAACATCGACTATCGTCTGTTTCAAAAAGGCGGCCATGTGGGATTCATTACAGGTAGCACGCTCAAACCAAGGTTTTGGTTGGAAGAAGCATTACCCGCCTACTATGAAAGTATTCAAGATTCGGCATAA
- a CDS encoding YheU family protein — MIIPWQDIAPETLENLIKEFVLREGTDYGDVEVSLQNKIDQVKHQLASKEVSIVFSELHETVDIQVTKRF, encoded by the coding sequence ATGATCATCCCATGGCAAGACATCGCACCAGAAACGCTGGAAAACCTCATTAAAGAATTCGTGCTACGTGAAGGTACAGACTACGGTGACGTAGAGGTTTCACTGCAAAACAAGATTGACCAAGTGAAACATCAATTAGCCTCAAAGGAAGTCAGCATCGTGTTTTCTGAGCTGCATGAAACCGTTGATATTCAGGTCACAAAACGCTTCTAA
- a CDS encoding phosphoribulokinase: MSAKHPIIAVTGSSGAGTTTTSEAFRKMFNMMDVKAAWVEGDSFHRFTRPEMDVEIRKAREQGKHISYFGPQANDFGALEEFFRQYGNEGTGKVRSYLHTFDEAVPYNQMPGTFTPWQEIPENSDVMFYEGLHGGVVDGDINVSQHVDLLIGMVPIVNLEWIQKFVRDTRDRGHSREAVMDSIVRSMDDYLNYITPQFSRTHINFQRVPTVDTSNPLNAKGIPSLDESFVVIRLRGIKNVDFPYLLAMIDGSFMSRHNTLVVPGGKMSFAMELIVRPILQQLIETGKIG; this comes from the coding sequence ATGTCCGCTAAACATCCAATTATTGCGGTGACGGGTTCATCTGGAGCCGGCACCACCACTACCTCAGAAGCCTTCCGTAAAATGTTCAATATGATGGACGTGAAGGCAGCTTGGGTTGAAGGGGATAGTTTCCATCGCTTCACTCGACCAGAGATGGATGTCGAGATCCGTAAGGCGCGTGAGCAAGGTAAGCACATCAGCTACTTTGGTCCACAAGCTAACGATTTTGGCGCATTAGAAGAGTTCTTCCGTCAATACGGTAATGAAGGCACGGGCAAAGTCCGCAGCTATCTACATACCTTCGATGAAGCCGTTCCTTACAACCAAATGCCCGGCACATTTACGCCATGGCAAGAGATCCCAGAAAATTCGGATGTGATGTTCTACGAAGGCCTTCACGGTGGCGTAGTCGATGGCGATATTAACGTCTCACAACACGTCGACCTGCTTATCGGCATGGTACCTATCGTAAACCTAGAGTGGATCCAGAAATTCGTTCGTGACACACGCGATCGTGGGCACTCTCGCGAAGCGGTGATGGACTCTATTGTTCGCTCAATGGATGATTACCTTAACTACATTACCCCGCAGTTTTCGCGCACTCATATCAACTTTCAACGTGTCCCAACCGTAGATACATCGAATCCACTGAACGCCAAAGGGATTCCAAGTTTAGACGAAAGCTTCGTTGTTATACGTTTGCGTGGCATCAAAAACGTCGACTTCCCTTACCTTTTGGCAATGATTGATGGCTCATTTATGTCACGTCATAACACGCTTGTGGTGCCAGGAGGCAAAATGAGTTTTGCTATGGAGCTCATTGTAAGGCCAATCCTACAACAACTAATCGAAACCGGAAAAATAGGTTAA
- the crp gene encoding cAMP-activated global transcriptional regulator CRP: MVLGKPQTDPTLEWFLSHCHIHKYPSKSTLIHAGEKAETLYYIVKGSVAVLIKDEEGKEMILSYLNQGDFIGELGLFEEDQERTAWVRAKSPCEVAEISFKKFRQLIQVNPDILMRLSAQMANRLQVTSQKVGDLAFLDVTGRIAQTLLNLAKQPDAMTHPDGMQIKITRQEIGQIVGCSRETVGRILKMLEEQNLISAHGKTIVVYGTR; encoded by the coding sequence ATGGTTCTAGGTAAACCTCAAACCGATCCAACATTAGAGTGGTTCCTTTCACACTGTCATATTCATAAGTACCCTTCAAAAAGTACTTTGATTCATGCTGGTGAAAAGGCAGAAACCTTGTACTACATCGTTAAAGGTTCTGTGGCTGTTCTTATCAAAGACGAAGAAGGTAAGGAAATGATTCTTTCTTACCTAAACCAAGGCGACTTCATCGGTGAACTTGGACTTTTCGAAGAAGACCAAGAGCGTACTGCGTGGGTTCGTGCTAAATCTCCTTGTGAAGTAGCTGAAATTTCTTTCAAGAAATTCCGTCAACTTATCCAAGTGAACCCAGATATCCTGATGCGCCTTTCAGCACAAATGGCGAACCGTCTACAAGTAACTAGCCAAAAAGTTGGTGACTTAGCGTTCCTTGACGTAACAGGTCGTATCGCTCAAACGCTACTTAACCTAGCGAAACAGCCAGATGCAATGACTCACCCTGACGGCATGCAAATCAAGATCACTCGTCAAGAGATTGGCCAGATCGTTGGTTGTTCTCGTGAGACAGTAGGTCGTATCTTGAAGATGCTTGAAGAGCAGAACCTAATTTCTGCACACGGTAAGACTATCGTGGTATACGGCACTCGTTAA
- a CDS encoding DUF1338 domain-containing protein, whose product MTPDLLFKSLWDDYIHRLCPSAEKVHHLLKEDEALINDHIALRTFNVAPLGIETLAKPFLELGYKACGDYLFESKKLVAKHYEHPDPNQPKVFISELKVEECSSDLQQIVAKLVEQVDASKLQGHEFLFGGRLWDLSFADFQVLAKESEYASWLAAHGYGANHFTVSVNQLDAFDEVQAVNDYLSESGFTINASGGEVKGSPEVLLEQSSTMADKVPVSFVEGNEMIPGGFYEFAKRYAMANGELYTGFVAASADKIFESTNG is encoded by the coding sequence ATGACGCCCGATCTACTCTTTAAATCACTATGGGACGATTACATCCACAGGCTTTGTCCATCGGCTGAGAAAGTACATCACTTGCTGAAAGAAGACGAAGCTCTGATTAATGATCATATTGCACTGCGTACTTTCAATGTTGCACCGTTAGGTATTGAAACATTGGCCAAGCCTTTCCTTGAGCTGGGTTACAAGGCGTGTGGCGATTACTTGTTTGAGAGTAAGAAGCTAGTAGCTAAGCACTACGAGCACCCAGATCCAAATCAGCCGAAAGTGTTCATTAGTGAGTTGAAGGTAGAGGAGTGTTCAAGTGACTTACAACAGATCGTTGCTAAGTTGGTTGAGCAAGTCGATGCAAGCAAGCTTCAAGGTCATGAGTTCTTGTTTGGTGGTCGTCTTTGGGATCTGAGTTTCGCGGATTTCCAAGTGCTGGCAAAAGAGAGTGAATACGCTTCTTGGCTCGCAGCTCATGGTTACGGTGCAAACCACTTCACGGTGAGCGTGAATCAACTCGACGCTTTTGATGAAGTGCAGGCAGTGAATGATTACCTGAGCGAATCAGGCTTCACTATCAATGCATCTGGTGGTGAGGTTAAAGGCTCTCCAGAGGTCTTATTAGAGCAATCATCAACAATGGCAGACAAAGTCCCAGTTTCATTTGTTGAAGGCAATGAGATGATTCCTGGTGGCTTCTATGAGTTCGCTAAGCGTTATGCGATGGCCAATGGTGAGCTTTATACAGGATTCGTTGCAGCATCAGCGGATAAGATCTTCGAAAGCACCAACGGTTAA
- the astD gene encoding succinylglutamate-semialdehyde dehydrogenase: protein MTQWIAGQWVAGQGDAMTSVSPYNNEVVWQGDSATPAQVESAVAAARDAFLVWKKLSFAEREAIVLNFAEKVKENSEEIAQIIAKETGKPIWETRTEAGAMAGKIAISIRAYHERTGEASREAAGNQIVLRHRPLGVMAVFGPYNFPGHLPNGHIVPALLSGNTVVFKPSEQTPWTGEFAMKLWQEAGLPAGVINLVQGAKETGIALADAKGLDGVLFTGSANTGHILHRQFAGQPGKMLALEMGGNNPMVISDQFGDADATVYTIIQSAFISAGQRCTCARRLYVPVGEKGDQLLDKLVAATLKIRVDQPFAEPAPFMGPQISEAAAKFILDAQANLQSLGGVSLVEAKAGEAAFVSPGIIDATNIAELPDEEYFGPLLQVVRYQSLEQAVELANDTRFGLSAGLVSTDDSEWEYFVDHIRAGIVNRNRQLTGASGDAPFGGPGASGNLRPSAYYAADYCAYPMASMEGGETQLPATFSPGIEL, encoded by the coding sequence ATGACTCAGTGGATAGCAGGACAGTGGGTGGCAGGTCAAGGCGACGCCATGACATCAGTAAGCCCATACAACAATGAAGTGGTGTGGCAAGGCGATAGTGCAACACCAGCGCAGGTTGAATCTGCAGTAGCAGCGGCTCGTGATGCGTTCTTAGTTTGGAAAAAACTGAGCTTTGCAGAGCGTGAAGCGATCGTGTTGAACTTTGCTGAGAAGGTAAAAGAGAACAGCGAAGAGATTGCACAGATTATTGCAAAAGAGACGGGTAAACCGATTTGGGAAACTCGCACTGAAGCGGGTGCAATGGCGGGCAAAATCGCTATCTCTATCCGTGCTTACCACGAACGTACGGGTGAAGCTTCGCGTGAAGCCGCAGGCAACCAAATCGTACTGCGTCATCGTCCATTAGGCGTAATGGCGGTATTTGGCCCTTACAACTTCCCAGGTCACTTACCTAACGGTCATATTGTTCCAGCACTGCTATCGGGTAATACCGTGGTATTTAAGCCGTCAGAGCAGACACCTTGGACAGGTGAGTTTGCGATGAAGCTATGGCAAGAAGCGGGTCTTCCTGCTGGCGTGATTAACCTAGTGCAAGGCGCCAAAGAGACAGGTATCGCACTGGCTGATGCTAAAGGCCTTGATGGCGTGCTATTCACAGGTAGTGCGAATACTGGTCATATCCTTCACCGTCAATTCGCGGGTCAACCGGGTAAGATGCTGGCACTAGAGATGGGCGGTAATAACCCAATGGTGATCAGTGACCAATTTGGTGATGCTGACGCGACGGTTTATACAATTATCCAATCGGCTTTCATCAGTGCGGGTCAACGTTGTACATGTGCACGTCGCTTGTATGTTCCTGTTGGAGAGAAGGGCGATCAACTGCTTGATAAGCTCGTTGCGGCTACTTTGAAGATTCGTGTCGATCAGCCATTCGCTGAGCCAGCACCTTTCATGGGGCCACAGATCTCTGAAGCGGCAGCTAAGTTTATTCTGGACGCACAAGCTAATCTGCAATCGCTAGGTGGTGTAAGCCTAGTTGAAGCAAAAGCGGGTGAAGCGGCGTTTGTTTCTCCGGGTATTATCGATGCAACCAACATTGCTGAGTTGCCAGATGAAGAGTACTTCGGCCCATTGCTGCAAGTGGTTCGTTACCAATCGTTAGAGCAAGCGGTTGAACTGGCAAATGACACACGCTTTGGTTTGTCTGCAGGCCTAGTTTCAACCGACGATTCAGAGTGGGAATACTTCGTTGACCATATCCGTGCGGGTATTGTTAACCGTAACCGCCAACTAACAGGCGCAAGTGGTGATGCACCATTTGGTGGCCCGGGTGCTTCAGGCAACCTACGCCCAAGTGCTTACTACGCGGCTGACTACTGTGCTTACCCAATGGCGTCAATGGAAGGCGGTGAAACTCAACTGCCAGCGACATTTAGCCCAGGTATTGAGCTGTAG
- the astA gene encoding arginine N-succinyltransferase — MLVVRPIKLSDYDALHTCAVESGHGFTSLPVNEELLTNRITHSEYSFAKQDVTEPGDEGYLMVGFDTETGEVAGTTGIEASIGWDVPFYSYHISKVVHSSQKLGVNNVVKLLTFGNNYTGCSEICTLFLRPAFRGGLNGRLMSKCRFLIMSEHPERFSKTIFAEMRGVSDAEGNSPFWQWLQEHFFSIDFTLADYLTGIGKKGFIADLMPKLPIYVNLLSKEAQAVIGEVHDNTRPALKLLEREGFTNRGYVDIFDAGPTVECDLRNIESVRHAIRAQVQIAEHSSSKDFLIGNTSFENFRAVAAKGAYDQASDTVILSSEVASALEVKEGEFVRMLAQ; from the coding sequence ATGCTAGTTGTTCGCCCAATAAAATTATCTGATTACGATGCGCTGCATACCTGCGCGGTTGAATCTGGTCACGGATTCACATCTCTTCCGGTTAACGAAGAACTGTTAACCAACCGAATCACTCATTCTGAATACAGCTTTGCTAAACAAGACGTGACTGAACCCGGTGATGAAGGCTACCTAATGGTTGGCTTCGACACTGAAACGGGAGAAGTCGCAGGTACGACAGGCATCGAAGCCTCAATTGGCTGGGATGTTCCGTTTTACTCTTACCACATCAGCAAAGTGGTTCACTCATCGCAAAAGCTTGGCGTGAATAACGTCGTGAAGCTACTGACTTTCGGCAATAACTACACAGGATGCAGTGAGATCTGCACACTGTTCTTGCGCCCAGCTTTCCGTGGTGGATTGAATGGTCGTTTGATGTCGAAGTGTCGCTTCCTGATCATGTCTGAGCACCCAGAACGTTTCTCTAAAACGATTTTTGCTGAGATGCGTGGCGTATCCGATGCGGAAGGTAACTCACCTTTCTGGCAATGGCTGCAAGAGCACTTCTTCTCAATTGATTTCACGCTTGCAGATTACCTAACTGGTATTGGTAAGAAAGGCTTTATTGCTGACCTAATGCCGAAGCTGCCTATCTACGTGAACCTACTGAGCAAAGAAGCTCAGGCGGTGATTGGAGAGGTACATGATAATACACGTCCTGCACTTAAGTTGCTGGAACGTGAAGGTTTCACTAACCGTGGTTATGTCGACATCTTTGATGCAGGCCCGACGGTTGAGTGTGATTTAAGAAACATTGAATCCGTGCGTCATGCGATTCGAGCACAGGTTCAAATTGCAGAGCACTCCAGCTCTAAAGACTTCCTAATTGGTAATACCTCGTTTGAGAACTTCCGTGCAGTAGCCGCGAAAGGCGCGTATGACCAAGCAAGCGACACAGTGATTTTATCATCTGAAGTAGCAAGCGCTCTTGAAGTAAAAGAAGGCGAATTCGTTCGAATGTTGGCTCAATAA
- a CDS encoding aspartate aminotransferase family protein — translation MTVEKKVERSLFNEVMVPCYNPMEMIPVKGEGARVWDQQGREYIDFAGGIAVSCLGHCHPAMVNAVTEQANKIWHLSNVMTNEPALRLAKKLTDVCFAEKVFFANSGAEANEAALKLARRWAADVHGPEKSEIIAFKQGFHGRTFFTVTVGGQEAYSDGFGPKPGDVTHLPYNDIAALEAHISDRTCAIMMEPLQGEGGIISPTSEFVNTVRELCDKHNALLIFDEVQTGNGRTGNFYAYQGLGVTPDILSTAKSLGGGFPIGAMLTTSELATHLKVGTHGSTYGGNPLACAVAEAVVDVVSQPETLAGVKEREALFRDGLAKINDKYQIFSEVRGKGLLLGAALNEAWQGRARDVLVAAGEQGLMVLVAGANVVRFTPSLVITTQEIEDGLSKLDKAIATLV, via the coding sequence ATGACAGTGGAAAAAAAAGTAGAACGTAGTCTGTTTAACGAGGTGATGGTGCCTTGTTATAACCCAATGGAAATGATCCCAGTAAAAGGGGAAGGCGCACGCGTTTGGGACCAACAAGGCCGAGAGTATATCGACTTTGCTGGTGGTATCGCTGTGAGCTGTTTGGGTCACTGTCACCCAGCAATGGTTAACGCAGTTACTGAGCAAGCAAACAAGATTTGGCATTTAAGTAATGTAATGACCAATGAACCTGCATTGCGTCTAGCGAAGAAGCTAACAGACGTATGTTTTGCAGAAAAAGTATTCTTTGCCAACTCTGGTGCAGAAGCGAACGAAGCCGCATTGAAGCTAGCTCGTCGTTGGGCAGCAGATGTTCACGGTCCTGAAAAATCTGAAATCATTGCATTCAAACAAGGTTTCCACGGTCGTACTTTCTTTACCGTAACGGTCGGTGGTCAAGAAGCTTACTCTGATGGCTTCGGTCCTAAACCGGGCGATGTAACTCACTTGCCTTACAACGATATTGCAGCGTTAGAAGCACACATCTCAGATCGCACATGTGCAATCATGATGGAACCTCTGCAAGGCGAGGGCGGTATCATCTCTCCAACATCTGAGTTCGTGAACACGGTTCGTGAACTGTGTGACAAACACAATGCGCTGCTTATCTTTGATGAAGTGCAAACAGGTAATGGCCGTACGGGTAACTTTTACGCTTACCAAGGTCTAGGTGTGACACCTGACATCCTAAGCACAGCGAAATCACTAGGTGGTGGTTTCCCTATCGGCGCAATGCTAACAACGTCTGAACTTGCGACACATCTAAAAGTGGGTACGCACGGTTCTACTTACGGTGGTAACCCACTGGCGTGTGCCGTTGCTGAAGCCGTTGTTGACGTAGTAAGCCAACCTGAAACGTTGGCTGGCGTGAAAGAACGCGAAGCACTATTCCGTGATGGTTTAGCTAAGATTAACGATAAATACCAAATATTCAGTGAAGTTCGCGGTAAAGGCCTATTGCTAGGCGCTGCGCTTAATGAAGCATGGCAAGGTCGTGCTCGTGATGTATTAGTAGCGGCAGGCGAACAAGGCTTGATGGTACTGGTTGCCGGTGCAAACGTGGTTCGTTTCACACCATCACTGGTTATCACTACACAAGAAATTGAAGACGGTTTATCAAAACTAGACAAAGCAATCGCTACGCTAGTTTAG
- a CDS encoding aminodeoxychorismate/anthranilate synthase component II has translation MLLIIDNYDSFTYNLYQYFCELGVTVKVVRNDEIDIAGIEALNPSHLVISPGPCTPDDAGISLQVIEHFVGKLPILGVCLGHQAIAQVFGGEVVRARQVMHGKTSPIRHNGKSVFQGLNNPLTVTRYHSLVVKNGTLPDCFELTSWTEFEDGSMDEIMGYQHKTLPIDAVQFHPESIKTEQGHQLLANFLAR, from the coding sequence ATGTTACTTATCATCGATAACTACGACTCTTTTACCTATAACTTGTATCAGTATTTCTGTGAGTTAGGGGTCACTGTGAAAGTTGTGCGCAACGATGAGATTGATATTGCGGGTATCGAAGCGCTGAATCCTAGCCATCTTGTTATCTCGCCAGGCCCTTGTACGCCTGATGATGCGGGAATCTCTCTGCAAGTCATTGAACACTTCGTGGGTAAGTTGCCTATCTTAGGTGTGTGTCTTGGCCATCAAGCTATTGCCCAAGTGTTTGGTGGTGAAGTGGTGCGAGCCAGACAAGTGATGCACGGTAAAACCTCTCCAATCCGCCATAATGGCAAGAGCGTTTTTCAAGGGCTCAATAACCCTCTAACCGTGACACGTTACCACTCTCTAGTGGTGAAAAATGGCACGCTACCTGACTGCTTTGAACTGACGTCTTGGACGGAATTCGAAGATGGCAGCATGGATGAGATCATGGGTTATCAACACAAAACCTTGCCGATTGATGCGGTGCAATTTCACCCTGAGTCGATTAAAACAGAGCAAGGACACCAGCTTCTCGCTAACTTCCTAGCACGCTGA